One region of Streptomyces capillispiralis genomic DNA includes:
- a CDS encoding bifunctional DNA primase/polymerase, with translation MGFTIGISRGIRDIRSGSRRRGRGSDGTAVAEYTGLWGWDVVPGVRAAAGACSCGRADCRAPGAHPLHLAPVIRAGAPLDEVTGIWSEFPGASVMLPVGRAFDVIEVAEAAGRHALARLERMGLPVGPVAATPDGRAQFLVAPGAAAGLPELLYRMGWDDPGALDLRGLGPGAHITAPPSDRGGLGPVRWLRSPALDSGSRPPEARLLLGTLAYVAHRSGT, from the coding sequence ATGGGCTTCACGATCGGTATCAGCCGGGGCATCCGCGACATCCGGTCCGGCTCGCGCCGCCGCGGCCGCGGGTCGGACGGCACGGCCGTGGCGGAGTACACCGGGCTGTGGGGCTGGGACGTGGTGCCGGGCGTCCGGGCCGCCGCGGGCGCCTGCTCCTGCGGGCGGGCCGACTGCCGGGCACCGGGCGCGCATCCGCTGCACCTCGCCCCGGTGATCCGCGCCGGGGCGCCGCTGGACGAGGTGACCGGCATCTGGTCGGAGTTCCCGGGCGCCTCGGTGATGCTGCCGGTGGGGCGGGCGTTCGACGTGATCGAGGTCGCCGAGGCGGCCGGGCGCCACGCCCTGGCCCGGCTGGAGCGCATGGGCCTGCCGGTCGGCCCGGTCGCCGCCACTCCGGACGGCCGCGCGCAGTTCCTCGTCGCCCCCGGTGCCGCCGCCGGCCTGCCCGAGCTGCTCTACCGGATGGGCTGGGACGACCCCGGTGCCCTGGACCTGCGGGGCCTGGGGCCCGGCGCGCACATCACCGCTCCGCCGTCCGACCGGGGCGGCCTGGGTCCGGTGCGCTGGCTGCGCTCCCCCGCCCTGGACTCGGGGTCCCGGCCGCCCGAGGCGCGGCTGCTGCTGGGCACGCTGGCGTACGTGGCGCACCGGTCGGGGACGTAG
- the ftsY gene encoding signal recognition particle-docking protein FtsY: protein MDIVILAVVIAVVVLGALGGLIVGSRRKKPLPPPPPAAPDITAPPAEPHVGDEAETPREEPRRTIEEVDLPTGAGPVVIEEPPAAEAPAIEIPEPTAGRLVRLRARLSRSQNALGKGLLTLLSREHLDEDTWEEIEDTLLTADVGVLPTQELVERLRERVKVLGTRTPEELRGLLREELVTLVGPTMDRTVHTENAAGGPGVVMVVGVNGTGKTTTTGKLARVLVADGNTVVLGAADTFRAAAADQLQTWGERVGAHIVRGPEGGDPASVAFDAVKEGKEMAADAVLIDTAGRLHTKTGLMDELGKVKRVVEKQAPLDEVLLVLDATTGQNGLVQARVFAEVVDITGIVLTKLDGTAKGGIVIAVQRELGVPVKLIGLGEGADDLAPFEPEAFVDALIGE from the coding sequence ATGGACATCGTCATCCTTGCTGTAGTCATCGCCGTGGTCGTGCTCGGCGCGCTCGGCGGGCTCATCGTCGGCAGCCGGCGCAAGAAGCCGCTGCCCCCGCCGCCCCCCGCCGCGCCCGACATCACCGCCCCTCCGGCCGAGCCGCACGTCGGCGACGAGGCCGAGACGCCGCGGGAGGAACCGCGGCGCACCATAGAGGAGGTTGATCTTCCGACGGGCGCCGGTCCCGTCGTCATCGAGGAGCCGCCCGCCGCGGAGGCTCCCGCGATCGAGATCCCGGAGCCCACCGCGGGCCGGCTGGTCCGGCTGCGCGCCCGGCTCTCCCGTTCGCAGAACGCCCTGGGCAAGGGCCTGCTCACCCTGCTGTCCCGCGAGCACCTCGACGAGGACACCTGGGAGGAGATCGAGGACACCCTGCTCACCGCCGACGTCGGCGTGCTGCCCACCCAGGAGCTGGTCGAGCGGCTGCGCGAGCGCGTGAAGGTGCTCGGCACCCGCACCCCCGAGGAACTGCGCGGACTGCTCCGCGAGGAACTCGTCACGCTGGTCGGCCCCACGATGGACCGCACCGTGCACACCGAGAACGCGGCCGGCGGCCCCGGCGTCGTGATGGTCGTCGGCGTCAACGGCACCGGCAAGACCACCACCACCGGCAAGCTCGCCCGCGTGCTGGTCGCCGACGGCAACACCGTCGTCCTCGGCGCCGCCGACACCTTCCGTGCCGCCGCCGCCGACCAGCTGCAGACCTGGGGCGAGCGGGTCGGCGCCCACATCGTGCGCGGCCCCGAGGGCGGTGACCCGGCCTCCGTCGCGTTCGACGCGGTCAAGGAGGGCAAGGAGATGGCCGCCGACGCCGTGCTCATCGACACCGCCGGCCGGCTGCACACCAAGACCGGTCTCATGGACGAGCTCGGCAAGGTCAAGCGGGTCGTGGAGAAGCAGGCCCCGCTGGACGAGGTGCTGCTGGTGCTCGACGCCACCACCGGTCAGAACGGTCTCGTGCAGGCACGGGTCTTCGCCGAGGTCGTCGACATCACCGGCATCGTGCTCACCAAGCTGGACGGCACCGCCAAGGGCGGCATCGTGATCGCCGTGCAGCGCGAGCTGGGCGTGCCGGTCAAGCTGATCGGGCTGGGCGAGGGCGCGGACGACCTGGCGCCCTTCGAGCCGGAGGCGTTCGTGGACGCCCTCATCGGGGAGTGA